A part of Methanomassiliicoccales archaeon genomic DNA contains:
- a CDS encoding RlmE family RNA methyltransferase, with protein sequence MSKNWLQARRRDHYYRKAKELDYRSRASFKLIQIDDKFHILREGSIVVDLGAAPGGWLQVAAERVGERGRVIGVDLQPIDPIEGALVETIRGDIRKQETVEKVLYMIGGNADVVLSDMSPNISGHYSMDHARSIELCEHALAFARKTLVPGGALVMKIFEGDMMNDFLKEVRENFESVKLFGPKASRSSSSEIYIIAKGFHWSDGRSQPALSPSA encoded by the coding sequence ATGTCGAAGAACTGGTTGCAGGCCCGGCGAAGAGACCACTACTATCGCAAGGCAAAAGAGCTGGACTATCGCAGCAGGGCATCTTTCAAACTGATCCAGATAGACGATAAGTTCCATATCCTGAGGGAGGGGTCGATCGTTGTGGACCTAGGCGCCGCACCAGGTGGTTGGCTTCAGGTGGCAGCGGAACGTGTCGGTGAAAGGGGCAGGGTCATCGGGGTGGACCTTCAGCCCATCGACCCCATCGAGGGCGCCCTGGTCGAGACCATAAGAGGTGACATCAGGAAGCAGGAGACCGTCGAGAAGGTGCTATACATGATCGGTGGAAACGCCGATGTAGTTCTCTCCGACATGAGCCCGAACATATCCGGTCATTACTCCATGGACCATGCAAGGTCGATAGAGCTCTGCGAACATGCGTTGGCCTTCGCGAGGAAGACACTGGTGCCCGGAGGTGCCCTCGTCATGAAGATATTCGAGGGCGATATGATGAACGACTTCCTCAAGGAGGTCAGGGAAAACTTCGAGAGCGTGAAGCTCTTCGGGCCCAAGGCCTCAAGGTCCAGCAGCTCTGAGATATACATCATAGCCAAAGGGTTCCATTGGAGCGATGGTAGATCTCAGCCCGCTCTGAGCCCATCGGCCTGA
- a CDS encoding fumarylacetoacetate hydrolase family protein, with protein MRFGKIVCVGQNYREHIKELKGEEPSEPVIFLKPSTALIGDGEPIIIPKGIGRVDHEVELALIVGKAGKNIPREEALSHISHVAVFNDVTARDVQTAYRKAGLPWALSKGIDTFAPMSRPVLLSSVPDIHHLRPRLVVNKEMRQDGRTDQMIFPPEVLIEFITRYMTLEVGDIIATGTPSGVGPILPGDIVEASIEGVGKVTNPVLEG; from the coding sequence ATGAGGTTTGGAAAGATCGTCTGCGTTGGGCAGAACTATAGGGAGCACATCAAGGAGCTCAAGGGAGAGGAACCCTCGGAACCGGTCATCTTCCTAAAGCCATCCACCGCATTGATAGGGGACGGGGAGCCCATAATCATACCAAAGGGGATAGGCAGGGTGGACCATGAGGTCGAGCTCGCCCTTATCGTTGGCAAGGCGGGGAAGAACATCCCGAGAGAGGAGGCCCTATCACACATATCTCATGTTGCCGTGTTCAACGATGTGACCGCAAGGGACGTCCAGACAGCCTATCGCAAGGCCGGGCTCCCATGGGCCCTCAGCAAGGGGATCGACACCTTTGCCCCCATGTCAAGGCCGGTGCTGCTCTCCTCAGTGCCTGACATCCATCATCTAAGGCCAAGATTGGTCGTCAACAAAGAGATGAGACAGGACGGTCGGACCGACCAGATGATATTCCCTCCTGAGGTATTGATCGAGTTCATAACAAGGTATATGACGCTCGAGGTCGGGGACATCATCGCCACGGGAACGCCGAGCGGTGTTGGCCCCATACTCCCAGGCGATATCGTCGAGGCATCGATAGAGGGCGTAGGGAAGGTCACGAACCCAGTATTGGAAGGCTGA
- a CDS encoding type II/IV secretion system ATPase subunit, with protein sequence MGPKEENPRSGLKESYINLLYRLRSKPMKVMISEDSLTDPSKSTITEIPKITEPNVDEVEVNTIVKPAAFVRIKFDNTSSEYIYEVIEPQLTPDEKDLLDILKESLTITLNLTDEKRPEERGLLVKKGMEELLKTFNVTLNPVSKERILYYLKRDFVGYGVIDVMMIDPNVEDVSCDGVNIPLYIFHRKYGSIKSNVKFYTDRELDAFVVWMAQRCGKHISVADPLLDATIPDGSRLNASLGKHVTKRGSSFTIRRFKENPFTPLDLIKFKTMSTEMMAYLWIATEFGSSMLVCGGTASGKTTTLNAVLLFIPPQKKIISIEDTRELNLPHENWIPGLTREGFGGKKSGSVGQVDMFDLLTAALRQRPDYLMVGEVRGKEAYVVFQAMATGKTSYSTFHAEDVQAMVHRMENDPINLPRALITALDIVLLQAQVKVGTKMTRRVKSITEIVGMDPETGELITNSVFTWNPADDSFNYSGHSYIFEKVRAIKSWSPREMERELQRRVEILEYMRKLGVNNYKQVAKVISAYYRNPERVMKEVREKTLQL encoded by the coding sequence ATGGGGCCGAAAGAAGAGAATCCCAGGTCCGGTCTAAAGGAGTCTTATATCAATCTTCTCTACCGCCTAAGGTCAAAACCTATGAAGGTCATGATCAGCGAGGACAGCCTGACCGACCCTTCAAAATCCACGATCACGGAGATCCCGAAAATAACTGAGCCAAATGTTGATGAGGTCGAGGTCAACACAATTGTAAAACCGGCGGCCTTCGTAAGGATCAAGTTCGACAACACCTCATCAGAGTATATCTATGAGGTCATAGAGCCTCAGCTGACGCCTGATGAGAAAGACCTCCTGGATATATTGAAGGAGTCCTTGACGATCACCCTTAACCTCACAGATGAGAAGAGGCCTGAGGAAAGGGGCCTCTTGGTGAAGAAAGGCATGGAGGAGCTCCTCAAGACATTTAATGTCACGCTCAACCCGGTCTCCAAGGAGCGCATATTGTACTATCTCAAGCGAGATTTCGTTGGGTACGGCGTCATAGATGTGATGATGATAGACCCGAATGTTGAGGACGTATCTTGCGATGGGGTGAACATCCCCTTATACATCTTCCATAGGAAATACGGTTCTATAAAGTCCAATGTAAAGTTCTATACGGACAGGGAGCTCGATGCTTTCGTGGTCTGGATGGCCCAGCGCTGTGGGAAGCATATCTCTGTGGCCGACCCCTTGCTAGATGCGACGATCCCAGATGGCTCGCGTTTAAATGCCAGCTTGGGCAAACATGTGACCAAAAGAGGTTCCTCCTTCACAATAAGACGGTTCAAGGAGAACCCTTTCACTCCGTTGGACCTGATCAAGTTCAAGACAATGAGCACAGAGATGATGGCATATCTCTGGATCGCCACCGAGTTCGGCTCGTCGATGCTTGTCTGCGGGGGTACCGCTTCAGGCAAGACAACGACGCTCAATGCGGTACTTCTGTTCATACCCCCGCAGAAGAAGATCATCTCCATAGAGGATACGAGGGAACTGAACCTTCCTCATGAGAACTGGATACCAGGTCTTACAAGGGAAGGGTTCGGAGGAAAGAAATCAGGTTCGGTCGGACAGGTCGACATGTTCGATCTGTTGACCGCTGCCTTGAGACAGAGGCCTGACTACCTGATGGTCGGTGAGGTGAGGGGCAAGGAGGCCTATGTCGTATTCCAGGCCATGGCCACAGGAAAGACATCATACTCAACATTCCACGCCGAGGACGTTCAGGCGATGGTCCATCGTATGGAGAACGACCCGATCAATCTGCCAAGGGCCCTGATAACAGCTCTCGACATCGTCCTCCTACAGGCACAGGTCAAGGTCGGCACGAAGATGACCAGACGTGTGAAATCGATCACTGAGATCGTAGGGATGGACCCTGAGACAGGTGAGCTGATCACAAACTCGGTGTTCACCTGGAATCCGGCCGACGACTCTTTCAATTATAGCGGTCATAGCTACATCTTTGAGAAGGTGAGGGCCATCAAGTCGTGGTCCCCGAGAGAGATGGAGAGAGAGCTCCAAAGGCGCGTTGAGATATTGGAGTATATGAGGAAGCTAGGGGTGAACAATTACAAACAGGTCGCAAAGGTCATATCGGCCTATTATCGCAACCCCGAAAGAGTGATGAAAGAGGTAAGGGAAAAGACCCTTCAGCTCTGA
- a CDS encoding type II secretion system F family protein — MMAKKKDKQEVVDVEQLFIKQKDISKTLLIIGGIGLAAFCVLAALLAFERIDLGERIKWIHLVMIGLMIFSGPYGFYAGWKIKKIRDIENRLPDFLRDVAEGGRFGMTLAQAIKVSSRGIYGSLTPEIQRMAAQIDWGVPASEALRLFSERVNTPLTKRMVSIIIKANDAGGSVSDVLNMVAHDARENIINANDRRLTMSTYTVVIYVAFGVFLATIFILNTTFLPNMETAGRDVAEGAEQAGITSLPNSIQTDVIPQVQLIFIISVAIHAFGDGILAGVLQDGVIANGLRHSFIMLLIGLIGTLI, encoded by the coding sequence ATGATGGCAAAAAAGAAAGATAAACAAGAGGTCGTGGATGTCGAACAGCTTTTTATTAAGCAGAAGGACATCTCAAAGACGCTCCTCATCATTGGTGGGATAGGTCTTGCCGCCTTCTGCGTCCTCGCAGCATTGCTGGCGTTCGAGAGGATAGACCTAGGGGAAAGGATAAAGTGGATCCATCTCGTAATGATCGGGCTCATGATCTTCTCAGGCCCGTATGGGTTCTATGCTGGTTGGAAGATAAAGAAGATAAGGGACATCGAGAACAGGCTCCCCGATTTCCTCAGAGATGTAGCGGAGGGCGGACGATTCGGAATGACGCTGGCGCAGGCCATCAAGGTCTCCTCCCGGGGGATATATGGTAGTCTCACCCCAGAGATCCAGAGGATGGCCGCGCAGATCGATTGGGGTGTCCCGGCCTCGGAGGCCTTAAGATTGTTCTCTGAGAGGGTCAACACCCCCCTGACAAAGAGGATGGTGTCCATCATCATTAAGGCGAACGACGCCGGTGGAAGCGTTTCAGATGTCCTCAACATGGTCGCTCATGACGCCAGGGAGAATATTATCAACGCCAATGACCGCCGCCTGACAATGTCCACTTATACTGTGGTGATCTACGTCGCTTTCGGGGTGTTCCTTGCAACGATATTCATCCTGAACACCACCTTCCTTCCGAACATGGAGACCGCGGGCAGGGATGTGGCGGAGGGGGCCGAGCAGGCGGGCATCACCAGTCTGCCGAACAGCATTCAGACCGATGTCATCCCACAGGTGCAGCTGATATTCATCATCTCTGTGGCCATCCATGCGTTCGGGGATGGTATACTGGCCGGGGTCTTGCAGGATGGGGTGATAGCGAACGGTCTTAGACATTCGTTCATCATGTTGCTGATCGGACTTATAGGTACATTGATCTGA
- a CDS encoding type II/IV secretion system ATPase subunit gives MVPAGLSEAQTEVNLGEEKVEQKLGSKITEIPPLASPAMEVEEFYPVLPDYSYVRITYNNDTSEHLYEVIEPRLDIREMGLLGLIKDTLQKTLGYEWEKLTVMDKKEYLGHAIDSYLESRGVRVSDLSKKRIEYYIIRDFVGHSVIDVMMKDDDIEDISCDGVGIPIFVSHRKFESIKTNLVFTNEDDLNSFVVALAQRGGKQISVSSPILDGTTAEGHRVNATYSREVSTRGSTFTIRRFKDRPFTPVDLLKYKTVNPEMMAYLWLGVENGESMILCGGTASGKTSALNSITLFIPPGAKIVSIEDTREINLPHENWIPGTTRTGVGEKGPDGKAAGEIDMYDLVRASLRQRPNYIIVGEVRGKETYIMFQAMATGHSTYSTMHADSVKSMVNRLENPPINCPRILLTALRNVLIQAQVRVGSDYVRRMKQVIEIVGFEPETNELITNTVYEWDQATDRFIYKGHSFLFDKIMEMKSLTQEEMMEEFHRRIEIINYMVAKNMTDHRKIWAVTQAYYKEPQKTLLRIRKEMEEMEAAKRAGG, from the coding sequence ATGGTGCCGGCAGGCTTGTCCGAAGCCCAGACCGAAGTAAACCTCGGGGAGGAGAAGGTAGAACAGAAATTGGGTTCCAAGATAACGGAGATACCACCTTTGGCCAGCCCGGCCATGGAGGTGGAGGAGTTCTATCCGGTCCTACCGGATTATAGTTATGTCAGGATCACTTACAACAACGATACGAGCGAGCACCTCTATGAGGTCATCGAACCTCGGCTCGACATAAGGGAGATGGGGCTTCTGGGCCTGATAAAGGACACCTTGCAGAAGACCCTTGGGTATGAATGGGAGAAGCTGACCGTCATGGACAAGAAGGAATATCTCGGTCACGCGATCGATAGCTACCTTGAGTCCAGAGGCGTGAGGGTCTCTGATCTGTCGAAGAAAAGGATAGAATACTACATCATCAGAGATTTTGTTGGACACTCGGTCATCGATGTAATGATGAAGGATGATGACATTGAGGACATCTCCTGCGATGGTGTAGGGATACCTATATTCGTCTCCCATAGGAAGTTCGAGAGCATAAAGACGAACCTGGTCTTCACTAACGAGGACGATCTGAACTCATTCGTCGTGGCCCTAGCACAAAGGGGGGGCAAACAGATCTCCGTCTCCAGCCCTATCCTTGATGGTACCACCGCAGAAGGTCACCGTGTCAACGCGACCTATTCCAGGGAGGTGTCCACAAGAGGTTCGACCTTCACGATAAGGCGTTTCAAGGACCGCCCTTTCACCCCGGTAGACCTTCTGAAATACAAGACCGTCAACCCTGAGATGATGGCCTATCTTTGGCTGGGGGTCGAGAACGGCGAGTCGATGATATTGTGCGGGGGGACGGCATCTGGTAAGACCTCCGCATTGAACTCCATCACTCTTTTCATCCCGCCAGGGGCCAAGATCGTCAGCATTGAGGACACAAGGGAGATCAACCTGCCACATGAGAACTGGATACCAGGGACCACCAGGACGGGGGTCGGAGAGAAGGGGCCTGATGGTAAGGCCGCCGGCGAGATCGACATGTATGACCTGGTCAGGGCATCTTTGAGGCAGAGACCGAACTACATCATCGTGGGGGAGGTCAGGGGTAAGGAGACGTACATCATGTTCCAAGCGATGGCGACGGGGCACTCCACCTATTCGACGATGCATGCCGACTCGGTCAAGTCGATGGTTAACCGTCTCGAGAACCCTCCGATCAACTGTCCGAGGATACTGCTAACCGCCCTTAGGAATGTGCTGATCCAGGCACAGGTGAGGGTCGGCTCGGACTACGTCAGGAGGATGAAGCAGGTCATCGAGATAGTAGGTTTCGAGCCTGAGACGAACGAGCTCATCACGAACACCGTCTACGAATGGGACCAGGCCACAGACCGTTTCATCTATAAGGGCCATAGTTTCCTCTTTGACAAGATAATGGAGATGAAGTCGCTGACCCAGGAGGAGATGATGGAGGAGTTCCATCGCCGCATAGAGATCATCAATTACATGGTCGCGAAGAACATGACGGACCATCGCAAGATCTGGGCCGTCACCCAGGCATATTACAAGGAGCCTCAGAAGACGCTTCTGCGCATCAGAAAGGAGATGGAAGAGATGGAAGCAGCAAAGAGAGCAGGGGGTTGA
- a CDS encoding type II secretion system F family protein, which yields MREMCPEASSDIFTRLESSKKQYLRTKDIRSKIDETGPRMVKLPKGAIPDYVKLSPYQKLCWKVLGPLVTRTMRPNAKLELSLQQAHMRLRVEEFLAYVYMTTVLVAIVSITAGLLFGAALIALLNVAGGLVLIFTLMVIVLPPLLTWAVMMSLPGSKAKTRKRDIDKRIGAAMSFISAMASADVNIDVIFKELARQPIYGEIKTEAEWITRDTELLGVDILTAISKAAQRTPSSKFQEFLQGVVTTATSGGQLKPYFLQKAEQFEKEAKLDMRKQLETLGLMAETFVTVVVAFPLFLVVIMAIMAIVPGNSGSSADSTVLLLYMVVGLMIPFSQFGFIFFIWNTTKESTM from the coding sequence TTGAGAGAGATGTGTCCTGAGGCATCATCAGATATATTCACGCGCCTGGAATCATCAAAGAAACAATACCTCCGTACCAAGGACATCCGCTCGAAGATAGACGAGACCGGGCCAAGAATGGTAAAGCTGCCGAAGGGCGCCATACCAGATTATGTAAAGCTCTCTCCTTATCAAAAGCTCTGCTGGAAGGTCTTGGGGCCCCTCGTCACACGTACGATGCGGCCCAATGCCAAGTTGGAGCTTTCGCTCCAACAGGCGCATATGAGGTTGAGGGTAGAGGAGTTCCTGGCATATGTTTACATGACGACGGTCCTCGTGGCGATAGTCTCCATCACTGCAGGATTGTTGTTCGGGGCCGCCTTGATTGCTCTCTTGAATGTGGCCGGCGGTCTTGTCTTGATATTCACATTGATGGTCATAGTGCTGCCTCCATTGCTCACCTGGGCGGTCATGATGTCTTTGCCAGGATCCAAAGCAAAGACCCGGAAACGGGATATTGACAAGAGGATCGGTGCCGCCATGAGCTTCATCTCGGCGATGGCCTCTGCGGATGTCAACATCGACGTGATTTTCAAGGAGCTGGCTCGACAGCCGATCTATGGCGAGATAAAGACCGAGGCGGAATGGATCACCAGGGACACGGAGCTGCTGGGAGTGGATATCCTGACGGCGATAAGCAAGGCCGCCCAGCGTACCCCATCTTCAAAGTTCCAAGAGTTCTTACAGGGTGTCGTCACCACGGCGACCTCTGGAGGGCAGCTGAAGCCATACTTCCTGCAGAAGGCAGAGCAGTTCGAGAAGGAGGCAAAGCTCGACATGAGGAAACAGCTTGAGACGTTAGGTCTTATGGCTGAGACCTTTGTGACCGTGGTCGTCGCGTTCCCTCTGTTCTTGGTGGTCATAATGGCGATCATGGCCATTGTCCCTGGGAACTCGGGGAGCAGTGCGGACAGCACCGTCCTGCTGCTCTATATGGTCGTGGGACTGATGATACCGTTCTCTCAGTTCGGTTTTATTTTCTTCATCTGGAACACCACCAAGGAGTCCACCATGTGA
- a CDS encoding phosphoribosylformylglycinamidine cyclo-ligase codes for MTQGSWTYAKAGVDIDQKSKAIGALVDRLRYRRVGKGRVIDIKGQFTSLIDFEGWVLTLCTDGVGTKLLIAEALDKWDTIGIDCMAMNVNDTICVGSEPMAFVDYIAMDRPDPRITEQIGIGLDKASEMANVDLVGGEIAVLPEMVNGVDLSGTCLGFLRKEQMVTGAEVRVGDAIIGLRSSGVHSNGLTLARRILEDAQIDLGTKFEGLGKTIGMELLTPTEIYVRKVLRMLEKVKPTGMVDVTGGGLKNFVRLKKGVLFDIDRPIEPHPIFDILQETGEVSDEEMYKTFNMGMGFGIVLRQEDVKEALGLLGEGARVVGEVKEGDGAGISPLEILYEGY; via the coding sequence ATGACCCAGGGATCTTGGACCTATGCAAAGGCGGGAGTGGACATAGATCAAAAATCAAAGGCCATCGGGGCTCTGGTGGACCGCCTCAGATATCGCAGGGTCGGAAAAGGCAGGGTGATCGACATCAAAGGACAGTTCACCAGCCTGATCGATTTCGAGGGTTGGGTCCTGACATTGTGCACTGACGGGGTCGGCACGAAATTGCTCATCGCCGAGGCGTTGGACAAGTGGGACACGATAGGCATCGATTGCATGGCCATGAACGTCAATGATACCATATGCGTCGGCTCTGAGCCGATGGCGTTCGTGGATTATATCGCTATGGACAGGCCTGACCCGAGAATAACCGAACAGATAGGGATAGGGCTCGACAAGGCATCGGAGATGGCGAACGTCGACCTGGTGGGAGGAGAGATAGCCGTCCTCCCCGAGATGGTCAATGGGGTCGACCTTTCAGGCACCTGCCTTGGGTTCCTCCGCAAAGAACAGATGGTGACGGGCGCCGAGGTCCGCGTGGGCGATGCCATCATAGGCCTGAGGAGCAGTGGGGTCCATTCCAACGGCCTCACCCTGGCAAGGAGGATCCTTGAGGATGCTCAGATAGACCTCGGCACGAAGTTCGAGGGCCTTGGAAAGACCATCGGCATGGAGCTCCTAACCCCTACTGAGATATATGTCAGGAAGGTCCTGAGGATGCTGGAAAAGGTGAAGCCGACAGGCATGGTGGATGTGACAGGGGGAGGCCTGAAGAACTTCGTCAGGCTGAAGAAGGGCGTCCTGTTCGACATCGACCGACCTATCGAGCCGCATCCGATATTTGATATCCTCCAAGAGACGGGCGAGGTCTCAGACGAGGAGATGTACAAGACGTTCAACATGGGAATGGGGTTCGGCATCGTCCTCCGTCAAGAGGACGTGAAAGAGGCCTTGGGCCTTCTTGGCGAAGGTGCCAGGGTCGTAGGGGAGGTCAAGGAAGGGGATGGTGCCGGTATAAGCCCGTTGGAAATTCTTTATGAGGGGTATTGA
- a CDS encoding recombinase RecA: MKNETRGGCVTASDAENEVEANAPVIKDEEIIDGLKKWLDRKDITFLEWLREDPAWRTMECPPSEETDRIKGELERYKVDIAKLRKRLAPDQPETDQGFSSIIELLERAVKVIDENAALKTEVERLEGLVENMKMDFQRSLEKVPDEKSALIMKEIELKELESRLKAKAAELEMTGPLRDAKAPKDIEREIFERYTREMQTKEEKWRQREQELRANVERLEKDLAKALVDLKVKEEQLKLGNLSSGNAVAEIDKKLMELQSKEKESLLMKVQLENLKAEMIVREEEVNRLREAINKKEEEMARREEEIQYKEKVIAAERLKLEEAKKEVLGISQVELKKKLEDLGNEIKAKEEELRNKEKWLAAKAEEIRQREAGIIEDDLKARQKELVVELQQAKAKTGNNRLDDLLYGGIPLGSNIMVHGPPFQGKETMVNVFMADGLKKGVPVLWVITDKTPKDIRDEMRYVISGYEEYEARGLVKYIDCYSRSMGDETQDPYTIYVEEPTDHDKISEMVEVVCKEFKERAKYYRMAFRSVSTLIAYSDPSAAFKFLSPLCGRRKRDQAVSMYLVEKGMHGEQEIQMLGSIMDGMFDFKVEQMKTYFSVQGIADVQSRAYIRYTATKHSLNIGSFALDHIR; encoded by the coding sequence TTGAAGAATGAAACCAGGGGGGGTTGTGTCACGGCCTCGGATGCAGAGAACGAAGTCGAGGCCAATGCCCCGGTCATCAAGGATGAGGAGATCATCGATGGCCTCAAGAAATGGTTGGACCGCAAGGACATCACCTTTCTCGAGTGGTTGAGGGAAGACCCTGCCTGGAGAACAATGGAATGCCCTCCATCCGAGGAGACCGACCGTATCAAGGGAGAGCTAGAACGATATAAGGTCGATATTGCCAAATTGAGGAAGAGGCTCGCTCCAGATCAACCAGAGACGGACCAGGGCTTTTCAAGCATCATAGAGCTTTTAGAAAGGGCCGTAAAGGTCATTGATGAAAATGCAGCGCTAAAGACAGAGGTCGAACGGCTCGAGGGGCTCGTCGAAAATATGAAAATGGACTTCCAGAGGTCGCTCGAAAAGGTCCCTGATGAGAAGAGCGCTCTGATAATGAAGGAGATAGAGCTCAAGGAGCTTGAGTCGAGGCTGAAGGCCAAGGCCGCTGAGCTCGAGATGACCGGGCCGTTGAGAGATGCCAAGGCCCCCAAGGACATAGAGCGCGAGATCTTTGAGCGATACACGAGGGAAATGCAGACGAAGGAGGAGAAGTGGCGCCAGAGAGAGCAGGAACTAAGGGCGAACGTCGAGCGCCTTGAAAAAGACCTGGCCAAGGCCCTTGTCGACCTCAAGGTCAAGGAGGAGCAGCTGAAGCTAGGCAATCTGAGCTCGGGCAACGCGGTGGCGGAGATAGATAAAAAACTGATGGAGCTGCAATCAAAGGAGAAGGAGTCCCTCCTCATGAAGGTCCAGCTCGAGAACCTTAAGGCCGAGATGATCGTCAGGGAGGAGGAGGTGAACCGTCTCCGTGAGGCAATAAACAAGAAAGAAGAGGAGATGGCCAGGCGCGAAGAGGAGATCCAATATAAAGAAAAGGTCATCGCTGCCGAGAGATTGAAGCTCGAGGAGGCCAAGAAAGAGGTGCTTGGCATAAGCCAGGTGGAGCTCAAGAAGAAGCTTGAGGACCTTGGCAACGAGATCAAGGCGAAAGAGGAGGAGCTTCGGAACAAAGAGAAATGGCTGGCGGCCAAGGCAGAAGAGATCAGGCAGCGCGAGGCAGGTATAATCGAGGATGACCTGAAGGCAAGACAAAAGGAGCTGGTGGTGGAGCTCCAGCAGGCAAAGGCAAAGACCGGGAACAACCGCCTGGATGACCTGTTGTATGGAGGTATTCCTTTAGGGTCCAACATCATGGTCCACGGTCCGCCGTTCCAAGGAAAAGAGACGATGGTGAACGTCTTCATGGCAGACGGGCTGAAGAAGGGGGTCCCGGTCCTTTGGGTCATCACGGACAAGACCCCCAAGGACATCCGTGATGAGATGAGATATGTCATCTCAGGTTACGAGGAGTATGAGGCCAGGGGGCTCGTGAAGTACATTGATTGTTACTCGAGGAGCATGGGCGACGAGACCCAGGACCCATATACGATATATGTGGAGGAGCCGACCGACCACGACAAGATATCTGAGATGGTGGAGGTGGTATGCAAGGAGTTCAAGGAGAGGGCCAAGTACTATCGGATGGCCTTCCGTTCTGTCTCCACATTGATCGCCTATTCAGACCCCTCGGCCGCGTTCAAGTTCCTGAGCCCGTTGTGCGGGAGGAGAAAAAGAGACCAGGCTGTCTCGATGTACCTTGTCGAAAAAGGAATGCACGGTGAACAGGAGATCCAGATGCTCGGGTCGATCATGGACGGCATGTTCGACTTCAAGGTGGAGCAGATGAAGACCTATTTCTCTGTGCAGGGCATCGCGGATGTCCAATCCAGGGCCTATATACGTTACACGGCGACAAAGCACAGTCTCAACATAGGCTCCTTTGCGCTCGACCACATACGCTGA
- a CDS encoding DUF531 family protein, whose translation MHKTRLGRATVAIFNSYDSNIFREAHRRILARAGPLALAFDCNLATFGFPFPQELTTPNEIAEWISTTTSIGEDGSYLKELTAKGRFQTFPYPEKGFPPQLGEVVLTTCNPDPSKKRSVDWAVEVLLSGRSICLVFGAGPKGVPKEVHNMARNHLDITFDEMSLETCTALGAVVAVLAHKVRDARVQ comes from the coding sequence ATGCACAAGACAAGGCTTGGGAGGGCCACCGTAGCGATATTCAACTCCTATGATTCCAACATTTTCAGGGAGGCCCACAGGAGGATACTGGCCAGAGCAGGACCCCTCGCCCTGGCCTTCGATTGCAACCTTGCGACCTTTGGCTTCCCATTCCCCCAGGAGCTCACAACCCCGAACGAGATCGCGGAATGGATCTCCACCACGACCTCCATAGGGGAGGATGGCAGCTATCTGAAAGAACTGACCGCAAAGGGCAGGTTCCAGACCTTCCCTTATCCTGAGAAGGGTTTCCCTCCGCAGCTTGGAGAGGTCGTGCTTACGACATGCAATCCCGACCCATCCAAAAAGAGGAGCGTTGACTGGGCGGTCGAGGTGCTGCTCTCAGGGAGGTCGATCTGTCTCGTCTTCGGTGCGGGCCCGAAAGGGGTGCCGAAAGAGGTCCATAACATGGCAAGGAACCACTTGGACATAACCTTCGACGAGATGTCCCTTGAGACCTGCACGGCCCTTGGGGCCGTGGTCGCGGTGCTGGCCCATAAGGTCAGAGACGCAAGGGTCCAATAG